In Miscanthus floridulus cultivar M001 chromosome 5, ASM1932011v1, whole genome shotgun sequence, one genomic interval encodes:
- the LOC136452974 gene encoding serine/threonine-protein kinase 12-like, with translation MEPKPHAPESGPATPRFRLGKQSSLAPERGGGEGGGASSAEGSSAQANGVMSFQLMYLAHEGNAEGIRELLDGGADPNFRDSDGRTALHIAACEGHAEVVELLLQSGADAAVEDQWGSTPLADAMHYQNHDVIKIFEKHGSKHKIAPMHVNNVREVPEYEIDPSELDFTNGNDLSKGTFRKATWRGIPVAVKKLDDDLIVDESKVQAFRDELDVLQLIRHPNVVQFLGAVTQSNPMMIVMEFMRKGDLRTHLSKKGALPPSYAVKLALDVARGMNYLHEHKPQAIIHRDLEPSNILRDDTGHLKVADFDLCKMLKWRKKVREDKAVTSPGNACRYVAPEVLRNEEYDTKVDVFSFALILQEMIEGCLPYYDKKNDEIEKVHNSKERPPFRAPPKHYAHGLRELIEQCWSENPADRPDFRVIINRLSAIQNEIAHRNRWKVRPLKCFQSIEGMWKKDRNEGSTTRSSRSSRSYF, from the exons ATGGAGCCGAAGCCTCACGCGCCGGAGTCTGGGCCGGCGACGCCGCGGTTCAGGCTGGGCAAGCAGTCGTCGCTGGCGcccgagcgcggcggcggcgagggcggtGGTGCGAGCTCGGCGGAGGGCTCGTCGGCCCAGGCGAACGGCGTCATGAGCTTCCAGCTCATGTACCTGGCGCACGAGGGCAACGCGGAGGGGATCCGCGAGCTCCTCGACGGCGGCGCCGACCCCAATTTCCGCGACTCCGACGGCCGCACGGCGCTGCACATCGCCGCCTGCGAGGGACACGCCGAGGTCGTCGAGCTGCTCCTCCAGAGCGGCGCGGATGCCGCCGTCGAGGACCAGTGGGGCAGCACG CCTTTGGCGGATGCAATGCATTATCAGAATCATGATGTGATCAAGATCTTTGAGAAGCATGGCTCCAAGCATAAG ATTGCTCCAATGCATGTGAACAATGTTCGTGAAGTTCCTGAATATGAGATTGACCCATCCGAGCTTGATTTCACTAATGGCAATGATCTATCCAAG GGCACATTTAGAAAAGCAACATGGAGGGGCATTCCAGTTGCTGTTAAGAAGCTGGATGATGATCTAATTGTGGATGAGAGCAAAGT GCAGGCATTCAGAGACGAGCTTGATGTGCTGCAACTTATACGCCATCCAAATGTTGTGCAATTTTTGGGTGCTGTAACACAAAGCAATCCAATGATGATTGTTATGGAATTTATGCGCAAG GGTGACTTGCGCACTCACTTGAGTAAGAAAGGAGCTCTGCCACCATCATATGCAGTGAAGTTAGCTCTTGATGTTGCAAG AGGAATGAATTACTTGCATGAGCATAAACCTCAAGCTATCATCCATCGTGACCTTGAGCCTTC TAACATATTGAGGGATGACACTGGACATCTGAAGGTGGCAGATTTTGATTTGTGTAAGATGTTAAAATGGAGAAAAAAAGTTAGAGAAGATAAAGCGGTGACTTCTCCAGGCAATGCTT GCAGATATGTGGCTCCAGAAGTCCTGCGAAATGAAGAGTATGATACTAAAGTGGATGTCTTCTCATTCGCGTTGATACTTCAGGAG ATGATTGAAGGATGCCTTCCTTATTACGATAAGAAAAATGATGAAATTGAGAAGGTACACAATTCTAAAGAAAGGCCGCCTTTTCGAGCTCCTCCAAAGCATTATGCTCATGGGTTAAGAGA GTTGATTGAGCAGTGCTGGAGTGAAAATCCTGCAGACAGGCCTGATTTTAGAGTAATTATCAACCGGTTGTCTGCTATCCAAAATGAGATAGCTCACAGAAACCGTTGGAAG GTGAGACCTCTCAAGTGTTTCCAGAGCATTGAAGGAATGTGGAAGAAAGATCGCAATGAGGGCAGCACCACCCGTTCATCACGCTCATCACGATCCTATTTTTAA